The Streptomyces capitiformicae genome contains the following window.
CCGGCGGACCCCGAAGACCAGGACAGGGAACCGGAGCGCGGCGCGCCCATCGGCCGCCGCGTCCTCCTCGGCACTCTCGGCCTCGGCGCCCTGGGCGTGGTCGCCGCCCCCGTTCTTCAGCGCGGCATGGAATCGTTCCTCGGCGCGGCGGCTCAGAAGGACCCCACCGGCCTGACCGGTCTGCTCCCCAACGGCGGCGGCTTCCGCTACTACTCGGTGACGTCGTCCGTGCCCCGCAAGTCCGCGAAGAACTACCGCCTCACCGTCGACGGCCTGGTCGACAAGCCCGCCTCGTACACCCTCGCCGATCTGCGGGCCCTGCCCCAGACCCGGATGGTGAAGGACGTCCAGTGCGTCACGGGCTGGCGGGTGCCGGACACCCCGTTCGAGGGCGTACGGCTCTCGGAGCTGCTGGACGCGGCCGGGGTGCGCTCCACGGCCGGCGCGATCCGCTTCACCTGCTTCGACGGGGCGTACACCGAGAGCCTCACGCTCGAACAGGCGCGCCGCGCGGACGTCCTGGTCGCCCTGCGCATGCAGGACAAGGACATCAGCCACAACCACGGCGGCCCGGTACGCCTCTACGTCGCGCCCATGTACTTCTACAAGTCGGCCAAGTGGCTCTCCGGCATCGAGGTCACGGAGAAGGTCGAGCCGGGTTACTGGGAGAAGCGGGGCTACGACATCGACGCGTGGGTGGGCCGATCGAACGGGCGGGACGATGAACCAACGACTTGAGGCGCAGCCGGTTGCCTCCGGGACCCGCGTCCGGCGCTTCACACCGGCCGAACGCTGGATCCA
Protein-coding sequences here:
- a CDS encoding molybdopterin-dependent oxidoreductase; its protein translation is MNPEHPEAREAPADPEDQDREPERGAPIGRRVLLGTLGLGALGVVAAPVLQRGMESFLGAAAQKDPTGLTGLLPNGGGFRYYSVTSSVPRKSAKNYRLTVDGLVDKPASYTLADLRALPQTRMVKDVQCVTGWRVPDTPFEGVRLSELLDAAGVRSTAGAIRFTCFDGAYTESLTLEQARRADVLVALRMQDKDISHNHGGPVRLYVAPMYFYKSAKWLSGIEVTEKVEPGYWEKRGYDIDAWVGRSNGRDDEPTT